A single Biomphalaria glabrata chromosome 2, xgBioGlab47.1, whole genome shotgun sequence DNA region contains:
- the LOC106056034 gene encoding high-affinity choline transporter 1-like isoform X1: MWVFFIILLSFYLIITFLGIWAARKFGIIRTSSQTTVDDVLLANRSIGLTLGLLSMTATWVGGSFILGTAEVLHSEGGLIWCQAPIGYALSLIVGGRFFASQMRNSGYRTMFDPFLWKYGDVMHCLLFVPALVGDITYCAGILNAIGSALKVVLDLKQEIAIVISAACSCIYTLLGGMYAVAYTDVLQLACLCLGLWLSVPFVLTNKHVSVIYENTDWIGRLETNEILVYLDTFALIVFGAIPWQVYWQRVLAAKSGIIAKQISYIGALGCLFMAIPAVLIGAAAFNAKWKETDYAMDTLLEKDNPNVMPLVLKYFTPPVVLFISMAAIAAGAMSSTDSSLLSSSGIFARNIVGLMYYRIFQEKLSQNAQISIMRAALVIITGLSCVISLLVDSTYSLWVLSSDLVYVILFPQFLCVLHVRKSNAYGSFVSFCTGLTLRLLGGERKVFFGALIKYPWYDETNQCQLFPFKTFSMILSLLSLIGVSYLTHFLFNGQYISMSYDFFKCFQTRESLQDEVIKNVFMKTVSATMAPADNFKEDKTDVADQSQAPQTKPNDHRSIALNFQAGSGRMSPTKEMSFTKTKSISSMYSSTV; this comes from the exons ATGTGGGTTTTCTTCATAATCCTCTTGTCCTTTTACCTCATCATTACCTTTCTCGGAATCTGGGCGGCCAGGAAGTTTGGAATCATCCGTACCAGTAGCCAGACCACGGTCGATGACGTTTTGCTAGCCAACAGGTCCATCGGACTGACCTTAGGACTGCTGAGTATGACCG CTACTTGGGTTGGTGGCAGTTTCATCTTGGGCACGGCAGAGGTGTTGCACTCGGAAGGCGGACTGATTTGGTGTCAGGCACCAATAGGCTATGCACTCAGTTTAATAGTTG GAGGCCGATTTTTTGCATCACAAATGCGCAACTCTGGCTACAGGACTATGTTCGACCCGTTCCTTTGGAAGTATGGTGACGTCATGCATTGTTTACTTTTCGTGCCAGCTCTGGTTGGTGACATCACGTACTGTGCTGGAATACTTAATGCAATAG GTTCGGCCTTGAAGGTTGTACTCGACTTGAAGCAGGAGATCGCCATTGTCATCTCCGCTGCTTGCTCTTGCATTTACACCCTGCTGGGCGGCATGTACGCTGTGGCCTATACAGACGTACTGCAGTTGGCCTGTTTGTGCCTAGGTCTG TGGCTGTCTGTACCATTCGTGTTGACAAACAAGCATGTGAGCGTCATCTACGAGAACACAGATTGGATTGGACGTCTAGAGACTAACGAAATTCTTGTCTACTTGGACACGTTTGCCCTCATTGTGTTTGGAGCCATTCCATGGCAG GTGTATTGGCAACGAGTCTTAGCCGCTAAGTCTGGCATTATTGCCAAACAAATAAGTTACATTGGGGCACTAGGATGTTTGTTCATGGCTATTCCAGCTGTACTTATAGGCGCTGCCGCCTTCAATGCAA AATGGAAGGAAACCGACTACGCCATGGATACTCTACTGGAAAAAGATAACCCCAATGTGATGCCGCTGGTTTTGAAGTACTTCACCCCGCCCGTTGTCCTCTTCATTTCCATGGCTGCCATTGCTGCTGGCGCCATGTCTTCGACAGACTCGTCCCTTCTATCCTCCAGCGGGATATTTGCCAGGAACATTGTTGGACTGATGTATTATCGCATCTTTCAAGAAAAG CTATCCCAGAATGCCCAGATATCAATCATGAGAGCAGCCCTTGTGATTATCACCGGCCTATCGTGTGTGATATCCCTTCTGGTCGACTCCACGTACAGCCTGTGGGTGCTGAGTAGCGACCTGGTCTACGTCATCCTCTTCCCGCAGTTCCTGTGCGTCCTGCATGTGCGCAAGTCTAACGCGTACGGCTCCTTTGTCTCCTTCTGTACCGGACTCACGCTACGTCTGCTGGGCGGCGAGAGAAAGGTTTTCTTTGGGGCTTTGATTAAGTACCCCTG GTACGATGAAACGAACCAGTGCCAGTTGTTCCCCTTTAAAACGTTTTCCATGATCTTGTCTCTCCTAAGTCTGATTGGCGTTTCCTACTTGACCCACTTTCTGTTCAATGGTCAATACATCTCTATGAGCTACGACTTCTTCAAATGTTTCCAG ACACGCGAGTCCTTACAAGACGAAGtgattaaaaatgtctttatgaaAACTGTTTCGGCCACGATGGCCCCAGCGGACAACTTCAAGGAAGACAAGACTGACGTTGCCGATCAGAGCCAGGCGCCGCAAACTAAACCCAACGACCATAGGAGCATCGCCTTGAATTTCCAGGCAGGGTCTGGTCGCATGTCACCCACTAAAGAAATGTCGTTTACAAAGACGAAAAGCATCTCCTCAATGTATAGTTCTACCGTTTAG
- the LOC106056034 gene encoding high-affinity choline transporter 1-like isoform X2, translated as MWVFFIILLSFYLIITFLGIWAARKFGIIRTSSQTTVDDVLLANRSIGLTLGLLSMTATWVGGSFILGTAEVLHSEGGLIWCQAPIGYALSLIVGGRFFASQMRNSGYRTMFDPFLWKYGDVMHCLLFVPALVGDITYCAGILNAIGSALKVVLDLKQEIAIVISAACSCIYTLLGGMYAVAYTDVLQLACLCLGLWLSVPFVLTNKHVSVIYENTDWIGRLETNEILVYLDTFALIVFGAIPWQVYWQRVLAAKSGIIAKQISYIGALGCLFMAIPAVLIGAAAFNAKWKETDYAMDTLLEKDNPNVMPLVLKYFTPPVVLFISMAAIAAGAMSSTDSSLLSSSGIFARNIVGLMYYRIFQEKLSQNAQISIMRAALVIITGLSCVISLLVDSTYSLWVLSSDLVYVILFPQFLCVLHVRKSNAYGSFVSFCTGLTLRLLGGERKVFFGALIKYPCLIGVSYLTHFLFNGQYISMSYDFFKCFQTRESLQDEVIKNVFMKTVSATMAPADNFKEDKTDVADQSQAPQTKPNDHRSIALNFQAGSGRMSPTKEMSFTKTKSISSMYSSTV; from the exons ATGTGGGTTTTCTTCATAATCCTCTTGTCCTTTTACCTCATCATTACCTTTCTCGGAATCTGGGCGGCCAGGAAGTTTGGAATCATCCGTACCAGTAGCCAGACCACGGTCGATGACGTTTTGCTAGCCAACAGGTCCATCGGACTGACCTTAGGACTGCTGAGTATGACCG CTACTTGGGTTGGTGGCAGTTTCATCTTGGGCACGGCAGAGGTGTTGCACTCGGAAGGCGGACTGATTTGGTGTCAGGCACCAATAGGCTATGCACTCAGTTTAATAGTTG GAGGCCGATTTTTTGCATCACAAATGCGCAACTCTGGCTACAGGACTATGTTCGACCCGTTCCTTTGGAAGTATGGTGACGTCATGCATTGTTTACTTTTCGTGCCAGCTCTGGTTGGTGACATCACGTACTGTGCTGGAATACTTAATGCAATAG GTTCGGCCTTGAAGGTTGTACTCGACTTGAAGCAGGAGATCGCCATTGTCATCTCCGCTGCTTGCTCTTGCATTTACACCCTGCTGGGCGGCATGTACGCTGTGGCCTATACAGACGTACTGCAGTTGGCCTGTTTGTGCCTAGGTCTG TGGCTGTCTGTACCATTCGTGTTGACAAACAAGCATGTGAGCGTCATCTACGAGAACACAGATTGGATTGGACGTCTAGAGACTAACGAAATTCTTGTCTACTTGGACACGTTTGCCCTCATTGTGTTTGGAGCCATTCCATGGCAG GTGTATTGGCAACGAGTCTTAGCCGCTAAGTCTGGCATTATTGCCAAACAAATAAGTTACATTGGGGCACTAGGATGTTTGTTCATGGCTATTCCAGCTGTACTTATAGGCGCTGCCGCCTTCAATGCAA AATGGAAGGAAACCGACTACGCCATGGATACTCTACTGGAAAAAGATAACCCCAATGTGATGCCGCTGGTTTTGAAGTACTTCACCCCGCCCGTTGTCCTCTTCATTTCCATGGCTGCCATTGCTGCTGGCGCCATGTCTTCGACAGACTCGTCCCTTCTATCCTCCAGCGGGATATTTGCCAGGAACATTGTTGGACTGATGTATTATCGCATCTTTCAAGAAAAG CTATCCCAGAATGCCCAGATATCAATCATGAGAGCAGCCCTTGTGATTATCACCGGCCTATCGTGTGTGATATCCCTTCTGGTCGACTCCACGTACAGCCTGTGGGTGCTGAGTAGCGACCTGGTCTACGTCATCCTCTTCCCGCAGTTCCTGTGCGTCCTGCATGTGCGCAAGTCTAACGCGTACGGCTCCTTTGTCTCCTTCTGTACCGGACTCACGCTACGTCTGCTGGGCGGCGAGAGAAAGGTTTTCTTTGGGGCTTTGATTAAGTACCCCTG TCTGATTGGCGTTTCCTACTTGACCCACTTTCTGTTCAATGGTCAATACATCTCTATGAGCTACGACTTCTTCAAATGTTTCCAG ACACGCGAGTCCTTACAAGACGAAGtgattaaaaatgtctttatgaaAACTGTTTCGGCCACGATGGCCCCAGCGGACAACTTCAAGGAAGACAAGACTGACGTTGCCGATCAGAGCCAGGCGCCGCAAACTAAACCCAACGACCATAGGAGCATCGCCTTGAATTTCCAGGCAGGGTCTGGTCGCATGTCACCCACTAAAGAAATGTCGTTTACAAAGACGAAAAGCATCTCCTCAATGTATAGTTCTACCGTTTAG